The DNA region AACGACTTAGGGCGCGCCGTCGCCAACCGGCGAGCATGTACGGGGTCGTCACGCGCAACGCCGAGGAAGTCGAGTGGCCGGACTTCGACGCCGGGTTCTACGAGGTCAAGGACGTCACGGGTCGCGCGGCCGCGCCGCTTTCGAACGCGGTCAACATGGTCTCCTGTTTCGGTGACAACGCCGCCGCCGACGAGAATCCCGACCTCGTGCCGGTGAGCGAGTCGGGCGAACCCGCCACCCGCGACCGGACGTACTTCGACTGGGCGTACATCTGCCCGACGAACGAGAAGTACCGGGAGGGACTGCTCGAAATCATCGGGGACTGCGCCGCCGAGAACGACGACGTCCGCCTCGACGACGTGGGCTTCCCCCGCGAGGGGTACTGCCGCTGCGAGCGCTGCGAGCGCGAGTACAGAGAGAGCGAGTTCGACGACTGGTTCGACTGGCGCGCATCGGTCATCACCGAGTTCGTCGCCGAGGCCGCCGACCGCATCCCCGGGAAGACGTATCTCACCCTCTACCCCGACCCGTATCCGGAACACCTCTACAAACGCGCTGGACTCGACGTCGACACGCTGGGCGAGTACGTCGACGAGTTCGTCGTCCCGCTGTACGACATCCACTACGGGACGACGTACTGGCTCGAAACCATCGCGAAGGGGTTTCAGAGCCGGCTCAACTGGACGCCGGACGGCGCCGCGCCGCCCTCCGGCGAGGGCGACGGGTCGGGGACTCCGTTCTCCGTCGAGCTCTACGCCGTCAACGTCGACGTCGACGACCTCATCCACGCGACGGAAGTCGCCGAAGCCTACACGAACGACGTGTTCTTCGGGTACGACGCGAGCAACGCGGCCGCGGCGGTGCGCCGCAAGCGCGCCGACGCCCGCGAGGGCGTCACCCACGGCGACGAGTGAGACGATCCGTCGACGATGCTCACAGCGGACCGTAGCTTATCGCCCAGACGACGGCGATTCCCAGAAGCGTCACGAACACCGCGAACGCAGCGAGCGCGAGCAGGAGACGACCGGTCGCTTCTCTCGACTCTGCCATGCCCACCCTCGGCACCCGACCGGCTTAGTTCGCGCGCCCGAACTGACTGCATCGGGTCGCGCACTCGGACCGAATCCGACCGCTCCCTCGACAGAACGACTTTGTTCGTCCACGACTCACGTTAGCTAGAGCCATGGCATCCGAACAGACCGCACGCTCGCGGTGTCTCAACTGCGGGTTCGAGGCGCCGTCCGGAGGGTCACAGTGGGACCGAATCGACGTGCCGCGACTGGGTGAGATGACGCGCTGTCCGGAGTGCGGGTCGACGAACGTGATGAGCGGCAGGTAGACGGCGTGCGCGGCGTCGGAACCGCGTCGAGTCGATAGTCGGTGTGATTCGATTCGAAGCGGCCGGGTGTTAGTGTAATTCAGACGTCATTATCCCGGTCGACTGTCTACTCCGGAACAGAGAAACGCCGCGAGGCCGGTCGCTACGGGGAGTACGCCGCCGCCACGGGGTCATCAGGTACTGTATGGATACTATCCAGTAAGGACACACATACAGAGTTTGAATAACCGCTTTACCGATACATTCTACATGAGCACCCACGAGTCGAGTCGAGAGTCGATAGTCGTACCTGCGATAAGCGCGCCGAGCAGCGTCAGTTTCGTCAGGTCGCTCGGCCGTCGGGGAGTTCGACCGATAGCGGTCTCAGAACGCGAGACCGCCTCGGGATTTGCGTCCCGGTATACCGCGGAGAGCCACGTCGTCGCCTCACCCGAGGAGAGCCTGCCGGAGTACGAGGACGCGCTGCTCTCGCTCGCGAAGCGGCCGGACGTGCGAACGCTCGTCCCGATGCGGGAGGCGGACGTGCTCGCGCTGGCGAGACGTCGCGAGGAGTTCGCCGAGCACGTCTCGACGCTGTGGCCGTCGTTCGAGCAACTCCGGACAGTCCACGACCGCCGTCGGCTCGTCGACGCCGCCGCCGACGCGGGTGTGAACGCCCCCGAGACGGAACTGTTGAGTGAGGTCGACGACTGGGACCGAAACCGCATCGTGAAGGGTCGGTACTCGGTGTTGACCCACGAGTACGAACCGTCGGTTCCGCCGCGGAAGCTGCTCGACCCCGGAGCGACGAGATACCTCGAAGCGGGGACCGAACCGGACGTCGCGTCGATTCGCGGCGAGATGCGACACGACCCCATCGCACAGGAGTTCGTCGACGGCGACGAGTACGCGCTGTGGGCGCTCTACGAGGACGGCGATCCCGTCGCCACGTGTCAGAAACACCAGCTTCGCGGCTGGAACTACGCGGGCGGCACGAGCGTCTATCGCCGGACGGTTCGCATCCCCGAGTTGGAGCGGGCCGGACGCGCGCTGCTAGATGAGTTGGACTGGCACGGCTTCGCCTCGGTGCAGTTCAAACGCGACGTCGACGGCGGCGAGTTCACGTTGATGGAGATAAATCCGCGCGTCTGGGTGTCGCTCCCGTGTTCGGTTCGCGCCGGGGCCGACTTCCCGCTGTACTTCTGGCGGACGGCCATCGGCGAACCCGTCGACATCGACCCCGACAACGCATACGAGGAGGACGTCGCGACGCATCTCCTCCGCGGCGAGGCGGCGTACCTCACGAGCGTCCTCTCGAAGAACGAGTCGTTCGTCGACCCGCCGACGCTCGCCGCCACCGCCGCCGGGATGGCGAAGTCGATGTACCGACCGAAACACGGCGGCATCGATTACCTGAGCGCCGACGACCCACTGCCGTTCGTTCGCGGTGCGCTCAACGTCTCGCTCGGGCAGATGAAGAACGCGCTGTGAGCGCGTCGGCGTCGTTCTCGGGGTCCGACGCCGCTACTCGCCGCGGAACTCCGGCGACCGCTTCCCCACAAACGACTCCACTCCCTCGGCGTGGTCGGCCGTCTCGAACACCGCCGACTGCGCGCCCGCCTCGTTGGCGATAGCCGACGAGAGCGACAGTTCCCACCCCTGATCAAGCAACCGCTTCGAGGTCCGGAGCGCGACTGTCGGCCCCGAAGCGATCTTCTCGACGAACGCGTCGACTCGCTCGTCGAACTCCCCGTCCGGATAGACGTGGTTGACGAGGCCGAGGTCGAGCGCCCTGTCGGCGTCGAGCAACTCGCCGGTGAAGACGAGTTCCTTCGCGACGTTGTCGCCGACGATTCGCGGCAGCAGATAGGAGGTCCCGGAGTCGACGGCCAGACCGACCTGCCGGAAGCCGAAGCCAATGCGCGCTTCCTCGCTCATCAGTTGGACGTCGCAGGCGATGGCGACGTTCGCGCCCGCGCCGACGGCGACGCCCGCTATCTTCGCCACCGTGGGAAACTCGCACTCGGCGAGCCGCTGGACGCACCGTCCCGTGTTCTGTACGATGTGTCTGACCGTCTCGTCTAGCGTCCATCCCCCCGACTGCAGTTCCATCATCGCGTTCACGTCGCCGCCCGCCGAGAACGACCCCTCGGTGCCGGTGACGACGACGCAGCGGGTGTCGCCGCCTTCCAACTCGTCGAGCGCGTCGACGATACCGTCGGCGACGTCGGCGGTGAGCGCGTTCCGCAGGCCCGGATTGTTCAGCGTGATAGTGGCGACGCCGGTCTCCTCGTCTCTGTCGAGGCGCACGGCGTCGCTGTTCGAATCGGCCTCAGTCATCCGACGCCCCGGCCTCCGCGTCGCCGACGAGTTCGAACTTCTGGACCTTTCCGGTCGTCGTCCGCGGGAGTTCGTCGACGAACTCGACCTCGCGAGGGTGTTTGTACTCCGCGAGGTTCGAGAGGCAGTACTCGCGGATCTCGTCTGCGGTCACGTCTGCACCCGGCGCGCGGACGACGAACGCTTTCACCGTCTCGCCGCGGCGGTCGTCGGGAATCCCGACGACGGCGGCGTCGGCGACGGCGTCGTGCTCGAACAGTAGCTCCTCGACCTCGCGCGGGTAGACGTTGTAGCCAGCGGTGTTTATCATGTGTTTGGCGCGGTCGACGACGTAGAAGAAGCCGTCCTCGTCGTGGTAACCGATGTCGCCGGTGTGGAACCAGCGTTTTCCGGAAGAGCCCTGCTCTTCCGACGCCCCGCTCGCTTCGCTCTCGGGGCTCCCCTCGCGTTCGGTGAACACCTCCGCGTTCGCGTCGGGCAGATTGTAGTAGCCCTTCATCACGTTCGGGCCGCTGACGACGAGCTCGCCCGTTATGTCGTCCAAATCCACCTCGTCTTCGTCGACCGGTCCCTCCGCGACGGGGTCGACTTCCTCGAACTCGTCGGTGACGATTCGCGCGTCGATACCGGGGAGCGCCTTTCCGATACTGCCGACCCGGCGACCGTCTTTGGGGCTGTTGAAGTGGGTGACGGGACTGGTCTCGGTGAGGCCGTAGCCCTCGTAGATCTTGACCGGGTAGAGCTCCTCGAATCTGCGGAGCACTTCGCCGGGGATCCCTGCGCCGCCGACGCCGCAGAGCCGGAGCGACGAGAGGTTGAACTCCTCGGCGTTGGGCTGGTTGATGACGTCGTTGTACATCGCAGGGACGCCGTGCATCAGCGTGAGTTCCTCGTCGGCGACGAGCGACATCGCCTCCTGTGCGTCCCACGACGGCAGCGGGTAGTACGCGCCGCCGCCGAACAGCGTCGCGTTCATTACGACGGTCATGCCGTAGATGTGAAACAGGGGTAAGACTCCCAACTGCTTGTCGTCGGCGCGGATCCCGTCGGGGACGATAGCGATGGACTGCTCGGCGTTCGACGCGAGGTTGTGGTGCGTCAAGAGGACGCCCTTCGGTCGCCCCGTCGTCCCCGACGTGTACGGCTGGACGGCCTCGTCGTCGTCGCCGCGGTCGACCGTCTCGAACGCCGGGTCCCCACAGAACGCCTCGAACGACGTCGCGTCCGCGGACTCGCCGCCGACGCCGACGACGTGTTCGACGTCCGTCTCGTCTTTGACCTCCTCGACGAACGGCACGAGGTCCGAAAGCGCGACGACGATCTTCGCGCCGCTATCGGCCAAGAGGTGGCCGATTTCGCGGGCTTTGTACTGCGGGTTCATCGGGACGACGACGCCGCCCGCTCGGAGCGTGCCGTGGAACGCGACGACGAACTGGGGGAGATTCGGCAGGTAGATGGCGACGCGGTCGCCCTCGCCGACGCCCGCCTCGGCGAGTCCGGAGGCGAACGCCCCGGTCTGCCCCCAGAACTCCCGATAGCTCACGTCGCTGCCTTTGAAACTCACCGCGAGGTTCTCGGGGTGCTCCTCCACCGTCTCGGCGATGTGTGTTACTAAATTTGTCATGTGCCACCTCACCACATGTCCGCCGTCGCTAAAAGGTTTGTTTCGAACGACGATGATAGACCGGCGACGGCTAGCGATTTTCGCGCCAGTCGTCTGCTCAGTCCCACAGGCGGTGGTCGAACGCGTCGCCGGCGACGCCCGAACCCTCGGGGACCGCGATTTCTCCGTCGGTCACCGGGACCGGGTCGTCGACGAGATCCTCGGCCAGCAGATCGCCGGTAGCGAGGCCGCACGGCGGAATCCCGGGAATCGCGGCGGCGACGTGGACGGCGGCCGCGCGAGCGACGGCGGCGTCGACGGTGGTCGTGACGACCGGGGTGACCCCGCTCCGCCGGAGATACTGCGCGAGCGACAGCGTCGGTCCCGGTCCGCCGAGCGCCATCGGTTTTAGAACCACCACGTCGGCGTGCTCGCGGAGGTTCGTCGGCATCGACACCGACGAGTCGTACAGCGTCTCGTCGAGGGCGATGCCGACGCCGCGACCCCGGAGTTCGGCATGGCCGTGGAGGTCGTCGGAGGCGAGCGGCTGTTCGACGTACGCGAAGTCGAGGTCGGCGAGGAGTTCGACCGCCGTCTCGGCCGTCTCGCGGTCCCACGCGCCGTTGGCGTCGGCCCTGAGGACGACGTCGTCGCCGACGGCCTCCCGAACCGCGCGGAGTCGCCTCTCGTCCGCTCCGAGCGGCCGTGCACCGACTTTCAGTTTGAGACAGCCGAAACCATCTTCGACCGCGACTTCGGCCGCGGAGACGGTTTCGTCGACCGTCCCGTCGCCGACGGTGGCGTTGACCGGGACCGTCGTCGGTCGGTCGTCGCCGCCGCGTCGCGTCTCGAATCGGTCGGCGAGCCAGTCGTGGAGTGCGACGCCTCGGTTGCGCGCCGCGGCGTCGGCCTCGGCGAGGCTCACCGCGTGGCGGGCCGCCGGTCCGAGCGCCTCCACGTCGAATCCCCATCCGTCACTCGCCGCGGTTCGCATCTCCGCGAGTCCGTCGTGACAGTCGGCGTACGGCTCGGTCCACCCCGGTAGCGGCGTCGCCTCGCCGACGCCTCGCGCTCCGGTTCCGCGGTCGACGCCGACGAGGAAGCCGCGGCGTTCGCGTATCTCACCCTTCGCCGTGCCGAGCGGTTCTCGGAGACGGAGCGAGAACGGGTCGACTCTCACACCCCGCATCTCACACCACGGGTCCGACGGCCACCCCGGCGGCGAATACGATGGCGTAGGCCGCCAGCAGTTTGCCTGTCTGTTCGAGCGCCGGGTTCAGTTTCTCGCCTCCGGTCTCCGTGAGGACGGTACGGGTCAACCGGACCGCCAGCGGCAACGTGAAAAGCGGTAGGAGCACCGTCCACGCGTAGTCCGCCACCAGCCAGAAGGACACCGGCACGGCGTAGGCCAGCACGAACATCGCGACGTACTCCGCCCGCGCGAAGCCGTAACCGTAGCGGACCGCGAGCGTTCGCTTGCCCGTCGTCGCGTCCTCCTCTCTATCTCGTACGTTGTTGACGACGAGGATGTTCGTCGAGATGGCCGCGATGGGAAGCGAGGCGATGAGCACTTCCAGTGGGACGGTTCCGGCCGGAATCCCGACCGCGAGCGGGTCGGCGAGAACCGACGCGGCCTGAACGTAGTAGGTGCCCGTGACGGCGACGAGGCCGAAGAAGACGAAGACGAACACGTCACCCAACCCGTGGTAGCCGAGCGGGTACGGGCCGCCGGTGTAGGCGATGCCGCTGGCCACGGAGAGCAGACCGATGACGAGGATGGGGACGCCGCCGACGTAGACGAGGTACGTCCCGAGGAGGATGGCGACGGCGAAGGTGAGGTACATCGCCCGCTTGACCTCCTCGGGGTCGATGAGACCGCCCGCCGTCACGCGGGTGAACCCCTCGCGCGCTTCGGTGTCCGCGCCCTGAATCGCGTCGTAGTAGTCGTTGGCGAAGTTCGTCCCGATCTGGATGAGCGCCGCGCCGACGAGCGCGGCGACGGCGGGCCAGAAGGCGAACACCGAGTCGTGAAGCGCGAGGCCGACACCGACGACGACCGGTGCGGCGGCCGCCGGCAGCGTCTGCGGCCGCGCCGCGATGACCCACGCCTTCCGGCGCGAGATGTTCTGCGTACTCATTACCGTTATCACAGGGCTACGGTGTCGTCAAATTTGGCATGTCGTGCCGCTGCGACGTACGCCTTCGACGCTCCGGCGGAGAACGCTGCCGCCGCTCCGACGCGCACGTGCGTTCGCCAAAAGAGCGATCGTCCGTAACGGGACGGGGCACGACGCCTCGCGCGGCGTTACATCAACCAGTCGGCGAGCCAGGCGACGATACCGATGGCGAGGAGCAGGATGCCGAACATCGACGTCGCCGGTTCGGGGAAGAAGAACAGCACGACCCCGGCGATGATGAGCAACGAGATCAGGCCCTCGTCCCACCAGCTCCCGTCGTCTTCGGTGGTCGACTCCGCCGTCGTTTCCTCCGTGTACTCGTCGTCGTTCCGAGCCATGTGTCCATTGGCCACATCCACGAAGTTAGTAGTTGGCTACTTTCTCCGTCTCCGCGACGGAAAACAACACGAAGGTCGGTACCGATTTCGGCGTCGACGACGGGAACATCGAGCGAGCGGCGTGGTTCGACGAACTGCCCGAGGAGACGTTCGACCGGGAGTTCGCAGAGACGGTGCTGAACAGGGTTTAGGAGCCGTAAAGCCGAGCAGAACGGTAGTGTCCGCGCGAGCGGCGAAGCCGCGAGCGCGGTTCACCGGTCGCGCACGTCGTGACCGGCCTTTTTGGTGCAGATTTTTGCGCCGAGCGGGTCGCGCCGTGCGCGACCCCGAGGCGTAAAAAGGTGCGTCTAGTAGAACCAGGGATACTTCGAGAACTCGGGCTCTCGCTTCTCCAAGAACGCATCCCGGCCCTCCGCGGCCTCGTCGGTCATGTAGCCGAGTCGCGTCGCCTCACCCGCGAACACCTGCTGGCCGACCATCCCGTCGTCGATGGCGTTGAACGCGAACTTCAGCATCCGAATCGCCATCGGACTCTTCGAGGTAATCTCTTCGGCCCACTCGAACGCCACGTCCTCCAGGTCGGCGTGCGGAATCGCCTCGTTGGCCATCCCCATCTCGACGGCCTCCTCCGCGGAGTACGTCTTCCCGCGGAAGAAAATCTCGCGGGCTTTCTTCTGGCCGACCTGCCGGGCGAGGTAGGCGGAACCGAACCCGCCGTCGAAGGAGGCGACGTCCGGGTCGGTCTGGAGGAACTTCGCGTGTTCCTCGGAAGCGAGCGTCAAATCGCAGACGACGTGCAGCGAGTGGCCGCCGCCGACGGCCCACCCCGGGACGACGGCGATGACGGGTTTGGGCATGAAGCGGATGAGCCGCTGGACTTCGAGAATGTGTAGACGACCCGCCTTCGCTTTCTTGACCGCGGGGTCGTCGTCTTCTGCGGCCTCGTCGTCGTCGCGGTACTCGTAGCCCGACCCGCCGCGGACCGACTGGTCGCCGCCGGAGCAGAACGCCCACCCGCCGTCCTTCTCGGAGGGGCCGTTGCCCGTGAGGAGCACACAGCCGATGTCGGCCTGTTTTCGGGCGTGGTCGAGCGCCGCGTGGAGTTCGTCGACGGTTCCCGGCCGAAAGGCGTTGCGAACCTCGGGGCGGTCGAAGGCGATGCGGACGACGGGCGCGTCGACCGCGCGGTGATACGTGATGTCCGAGAAATCGGTCGAGACGACCTCCCAACGGTCTGGGTCGAAGAGCTCCGAAACCATACTGAACGCGGGGTCGGAGCCGCGAAAAAAGTTCCCGTCGGGCGGTCGGTGCGGCCGGGTTCCGGCTGTTCCGCAGGGTCACGAGCTCGCCGTTCTGAACCGATGGACGGCGTGACACGCCCGCAGTAGCGCGGCGACGGCCAACGGTGGCAGTACGGCGGCGGCGACGACGCCGACGAGATCGCCGGAGACTGCACCGACGCCGACCCGCGGACCCGATGGAAGCGCTGGAAGGAGTGCGAGGCTAGTCGTCGCCCAGAGCGCCACGTTGTATCCGGCGGTTCGGATGCCAGCTAACGCGTACGAGCGCGGGGGCCACGCGGGACCGACATCGAACCAGTCACCGCGGAACGCGCTCACCGACACGGCGAGCGAGACGAAGGCGACGCCGAAGAGGAAGACGACGTCGGCGGCGGCGAAGAGCGGCTGCCCCGCCGTGACCGAGAGTACCCAGAACATGGCGGGTATCGTCAGTATCGCCACCGCTCCACCCCCGTCGAAGAGGGCTTCGAGGACGCGGTCGTAGCCGTCCGACTCCTCGCGCGGGCGAAGCTGTCGCTGCTCGGTCGAGGGGTCGGTACCGCGGCGCGGTGGACTCATACGATGTCGTTCGACTCGGAACGTCTAAAATCCCCTCTCCGACGCATCAGTCGCGGAGGCCCACCAACGGTCCGGTCGGACTCGTCAACCACGCGACG from Haloprofundus halobius includes:
- a CDS encoding mandelate racemase/muconate lactonizing enzyme family protein — encoded protein: MRGVRVDPFSLRLREPLGTAKGEIRERRGFLVGVDRGTGARGVGEATPLPGWTEPYADCHDGLAEMRTAASDGWGFDVEALGPAARHAVSLAEADAAARNRGVALHDWLADRFETRRGGDDRPTTVPVNATVGDGTVDETVSAAEVAVEDGFGCLKLKVGARPLGADERRLRAVREAVGDDVVLRADANGAWDRETAETAVELLADLDFAYVEQPLASDDLHGHAELRGRGVGIALDETLYDSSVSMPTNLREHADVVVLKPMALGGPGPTLSLAQYLRRSGVTPVVTTTVDAAVARAAAVHVAAAIPGIPPCGLATGDLLAEDLVDDPVPVTDGEIAVPEGSGVAGDAFDHRLWD
- a CDS encoding 1,4-dihydroxy-2-naphthoate polyprenyltransferase, which produces MSTQNISRRKAWVIAARPQTLPAAAAPVVVGVGLALHDSVFAFWPAVAALVGAALIQIGTNFANDYYDAIQGADTEAREGFTRVTAGGLIDPEEVKRAMYLTFAVAILLGTYLVYVGGVPILVIGLLSVASGIAYTGGPYPLGYHGLGDVFVFVFFGLVAVTGTYYVQAASVLADPLAVGIPAGTVPLEVLIASLPIAAISTNILVVNNVRDREEDATTGKRTLAVRYGYGFARAEYVAMFVLAYAVPVSFWLVADYAWTVLLPLFTLPLAVRLTRTVLTETGGEKLNPALEQTGKLLAAYAIVFAAGVAVGPVV
- a CDS encoding enoyl-CoA hydratase/isomerase family protein, whose product is MTEADSNSDAVRLDRDEETGVATITLNNPGLRNALTADVADGIVDALDELEGGDTRCVVVTGTEGSFSAGGDVNAMMELQSGGWTLDETVRHIVQNTGRCVQRLAECEFPTVAKIAGVAVGAGANVAIACDVQLMSEEARIGFGFRQVGLAVDSGTSYLLPRIVGDNVAKELVFTGELLDADRALDLGLVNHVYPDGEFDERVDAFVEKIASGPTVALRTSKRLLDQGWELSLSSAIANEAGAQSAVFETADHAEGVESFVGKRSPEFRGE
- a CDS encoding anaerobic ribonucleoside-triphosphate reductase, coding for MASEQTARSRCLNCGFEAPSGGSQWDRIDVPRLGEMTRCPECGSTNVMSGR
- a CDS encoding ATP-grasp domain-containing protein, whose protein sequence is MSTHESSRESIVVPAISAPSSVSFVRSLGRRGVRPIAVSERETASGFASRYTAESHVVASPEESLPEYEDALLSLAKRPDVRTLVPMREADVLALARRREEFAEHVSTLWPSFEQLRTVHDRRRLVDAAADAGVNAPETELLSEVDDWDRNRIVKGRYSVLTHEYEPSVPPRKLLDPGATRYLEAGTEPDVASIRGEMRHDPIAQEFVDGDEYALWALYEDGDPVATCQKHQLRGWNYAGGTSVYRRTVRIPELERAGRALLDELDWHGFASVQFKRDVDGGEFTLMEINPRVWVSLPCSVRAGADFPLYFWRTAIGEPVDIDPDNAYEEDVATHLLRGEAAYLTSVLSKNESFVDPPTLAATAAGMAKSMYRPKHGGIDYLSADDPLPFVRGALNVSLGQMKNAL
- a CDS encoding long-chain-fatty-acid--CoA ligase, with the translated sequence MTNLVTHIAETVEEHPENLAVSFKGSDVSYREFWGQTGAFASGLAEAGVGEGDRVAIYLPNLPQFVVAFHGTLRAGGVVVPMNPQYKAREIGHLLADSGAKIVVALSDLVPFVEEVKDETDVEHVVGVGGESADATSFEAFCGDPAFETVDRGDDDEAVQPYTSGTTGRPKGVLLTHHNLASNAEQSIAIVPDGIRADDKQLGVLPLFHIYGMTVVMNATLFGGGAYYPLPSWDAQEAMSLVADEELTLMHGVPAMYNDVINQPNAEEFNLSSLRLCGVGGAGIPGEVLRRFEELYPVKIYEGYGLTETSPVTHFNSPKDGRRVGSIGKALPGIDARIVTDEFEEVDPVAEGPVDEDEVDLDDITGELVVSGPNVMKGYYNLPDANAEVFTEREGSPESEASGASEEQGSSGKRWFHTGDIGYHDEDGFFYVVDRAKHMINTAGYNVYPREVEELLFEHDAVADAAVVGIPDDRRGETVKAFVVRAPGADVTADEIREYCLSNLAEYKHPREVEFVDELPRTTTGKVQKFELVGDAEAGASDD
- a CDS encoding 1,4-dihydroxy-2-naphthoyl-CoA synthase; this translates as MVSELFDPDRWEVVSTDFSDITYHRAVDAPVVRIAFDRPEVRNAFRPGTVDELHAALDHARKQADIGCVLLTGNGPSEKDGGWAFCSGGDQSVRGGSGYEYRDDDEAAEDDDPAVKKAKAGRLHILEVQRLIRFMPKPVIAVVPGWAVGGGHSLHVVCDLTLASEEHAKFLQTDPDVASFDGGFGSAYLARQVGQKKAREIFFRGKTYSAEEAVEMGMANEAIPHADLEDVAFEWAEEITSKSPMAIRMLKFAFNAIDDGMVGQQVFAGEATRLGYMTDEAAEGRDAFLEKREPEFSKYPWFY